The following proteins come from a genomic window of Larimichthys crocea isolate SSNF chromosome XV, L_crocea_2.0, whole genome shotgun sequence:
- the bhlhe23 gene encoding class E basic helix-loop-helix protein 23, which produces MNVSEENLLKSISNDALLDLTQRYGQSAFGFGAGHGAGSPGRFPLTPATDFLSGQTAKSNESGGEHTSDDEDGFDSLESRKRGSSFGDDKSGGPLAKKSKEQRSLRLSINARERRRMHDLNDALDGLRSVIPYAHSPSVRKLSKIATLLLAKNYILMQAQALEEMRRLVAYLNQGQTITSTPIPTALAPFGQAAVYPFSSSALATCAEKCTTYSGTPSSLFKHCNDKP; this is translated from the coding sequence atgaatgtCAGCGAAGAGAACCTGCTCAAGTCCATCAGCAACGACGCGCTCCTCGACCTGACGCAGCGCTACGGTCAGTCAGCCTTCGGGTTTGGAGCTGGCCATGGTGCTGGAAGTCCTGGCCGGTTCCCGCTCACACCTGCCACCGACTTCCTCTCCGGGCAGACCGCGAAGTCTAACGAGAGCGGCGGGGAGCACACGAGCGATGACGAGGACGGTTTCGACTCGCTGGAGTCCCGAAAGAGAGGCTCATCGTTTGGGGATGACAAGTCCGGGGGACCCCTCGCTAAGAAGTCCAAGGAGCAGCGCTCCCTGCGGCTCAGCATCAACGCccgggagaggaggaggatgcatGACCTGAACGACGCGCTGGACGGCCTGCGCTCTGTTATCCCCTACGCCCACAGCCCCTCGGTGAGAAAACTCTCCAAAATAGCCACTCTCCTCCTGGCTAAGAACTACATCCTCATGCAGGCTCAGGCTCTGGAGGAGATGAGGCGGCTGGTGGCGTATCTGAACCAGGGACAGACCATAACTTCAACACCAATCCCCACCGCTCTGGCGCCCTTTGGACAGGCTGCCGTCTACCCGTTCTCGAGCTCTGCTCTCGCCACCTGTGCCGAAAAGTGCACTACTTATTCCGGGACACCGTCGAGTCTCTTCAAACACTGTAACGACAAGCCTTGA